The Methylocystis bryophila genome contains the following window.
AGGCCATTGTCGCGCGAGGAAGCGCTCCAAACGCCCCCAAGCTTTGGACGGGCCGGTTCGCAGCAGGCTCAAATTTCTCCAGCGCGATTTCCTCGGAATGGCGTCAATGATGATTGGCGGCGCCACAGCCTTGCCTTCATCCAACAACAAGCGCGCCACCTCCAGGGCAATTAATCCGCCGAGAGAGTATCCGACAAGGATGTAGCGCCCGTTCGCCTGATGGCTCAGGATCATCTCATGCGCGATCGACGCCATGGCTTCGACGCTCTCGGGCGCCGTTCCGTCTCTTCCAGCCTCCCAGTAGGGAACGCCCAGCAGGGGCCGTTTTGTCCGCAGCGAGTCGACAAGCTTGTCGAGCTCATGCAGATCGGCCCCACCGCCGGAAAAGAGGAACAGTGGGCCCCCATGCCCTGGTCGTATTGGAATTGCCGCGGCAGGCGGCGGGCCTTCAAGCGAAGCGCGCGCTGAGTTTTCTTGCGGCATATTCTGCGCCATAGACGAATCGCATCAAGGGGCCGAAGCTGCCGGCCGCGGCAAGGCCGACGAAGTAGAGACCCGGTGCGCTGGATTCGAAGCAGGAGGACAAAAGAGGATAGCCGCCGACGGTTCGAATCGCGCTCTTCAGATCCGAGTCGATGAAGGAAAGACGTTCGCAGCTCACGCGATAGCCCGTTGCGGCGATGACTTGGTCCGTGCGGATTGTGACCGACCGATCGTCGCCGTCTCGACAAGTCAGGCTCACTTTGCCGTCGATCTCTTCGGCGTGGACAATTTGGTGGCGGAGCACAACAGCGACATCGCGCTCCATCACTTCTCGCAAATGATATTGCGAGCGGGGACCCAAATGGCGTCGAAGAATAGCGAGGCGCATCGAGCTGGGCGCCAGGCGGTAAGCGCCGGGAAAGCGGCAGTAGAGCCAGGAGCGCAGCCCGGGTCCGAGGCCCGACCTCGGGTGACGAATCTGTCGCCAGAAGCTCGGCTTGGAGGGCGCGTCGTCGAAGCGGATCGCGTCTCCGCGCGCCAGCAATCTTGTTCTCGCGCCAGACCGTGTGAGCAGGGCCGCCAGATCCACCGCAGAGGATCCCGCGCCAACCACGGTGACATCTTTGCCTGCCAGATGCGATGCGTGTGAAACTGCGCTGCTATGGACAAGCTTCGACGGAGGTAGCGCAGACAGCATGGGCGGCACGTGAGCGAAGTGTGTGACGCCCACGGCAAGGATCACCGTGTCGACGGTAACGACCGTCTCGTCTTCAAGTGTGAGCTCGAATTGCCGGCCGCGACGCTTCAGCGCGACAACATCGCGCTGATCGATGTCTGGCGCATAGCGCGCCTGAAAATCCAGACCGTATTTGATGAAAGTATCGAGCTTCACCAAAATGCGCTCGTCGTCATAGGCGATATCATGGCTGCGGCAGAATTCGCCCAAAGTGCCGTCTGGCGTTGAAGCGAAGAGATTCGACGCGAAACCGTACGACTTTAGATGCATGCCTTCCGGCATCGCGGTTCGCCAGGTTTCCATCGGCCTGCCGAACAATCGGCAGGGCACATCACGCGCTCGTAATGTTGCTGCGATGGAGAGCCCATAGGGGCCCGCTCCAATGACTGCGATCGACATTTGGCCTCGAAATTTTCTTCCCTGCGCCGCCAGGGGTAGACGAGTCCGCGGTTTCGTTCTTTGTGTCTGCGCACAATCGGAACACCGCTTCCGTTGCATCGCACAATGACCCGCGCGCATTGCGGGTCGGCGTCACTCAAACTTCATCTTAGTCTCGTCCTAGCGAGAGCGCTTCTTCCGGTCAAGCCGCGTTTTCGGCTCCCCTTTCGGCGTTTTTCCATTATTCTTCAGGGGAGTTATGACTTTGCTGATCTGCGCGGCGCGGTTGGGCGGATCAAAGAGCATTGGCGCGGGATCGCGGTGGCAGTCAGGATTAACGGATTGATGAAGCCCTATAGGCCGCTTCGGCGCCCAATTTGGAGCGTGGCTTGGGAATGCGGAGCGCGCCACCGTTCGCGGCCTTGAGGCTTTCGGCGCGGCTCGTAGCGTCATCCCCTTGGAGTGGGCTAGGCTAGTGATTTTCGCGTGGCGTCCGCTTGCCCAGAGCCAACAGGTCCATCAATACGTTGAGTTCAATCGGCTTGACCACATGCATGTCGAACCCCGCGTCGACGCTGCTGCGCTGACGCTCTTGGGTCCATCCGCTCAACGCGACGATAAAAATGCCTCGGCCGATAGGGAGCCGGCGCAGGAGTCGAACGGTCTCGTAACCATCCATCTCCGGCATCCCGAGATCAAGGAACACGATTTCGGGCTTGAAGTCGGTGACCGTTTCCAACGCCGATCGTCCGTCGTAAGCGATGTGAACCTTTGCTCCCAGGCTTTCAAGAAGCAGGCCGAAGCCATTGGCGACATCCCGATTATCATCCACGACAAGGACGCGACGCTCCATGCCTATGGCGGAAAGTCCGACAGCCACTGTTCTCTGCGTGTCGGCGACAGTGTTTGCGAGAGGTAAGCGCACAATGAACTCGCTCCCACGCCCGACGCCGTCGCTTCGGGCCTGCACGCTCCCGCGATGCAATTCAACGAGGTTGCGCGCCAGCGCCAAGCCGATGCCGAGACCAATTCCAGAATGGTCAACGCCGCTTTTGCCGAGTTGGGTGAAAAGATCGAATACGCAGCGCAGCTTCTCGGTTGGGATGCCTATGCCATTGTCTCGGACGTGCACGATGAGGTCGCTGTCTTCGCGCTTCGCCAATATTTCGATGCGCCCGCCAGGCTTTGTGAATTTCGCGGCGTTGTTGAGCAGATTGATCAATACCTGCGCGAGGCGCGTGGGATCGGCAAAGAGCGGCAAGGGCTCGGACGGGAGCGAAACTTCCAACCGATGGTCAAGGTGGTTGATCAGAGGCAGGCTGGCGGCCACGGCGTCATTCACGATCTGCTTCAGATCAACGAGTTCTTTTCTGAGTTCGATCCGCCCTTGGCTGAAGCGCGCGGCTTCCAAAAGATCGTCCACAATTCGTACGAGATGCTGGACTTGTCTCGTCATGACATCAAGCATCGGCGCCGACCGTTCAACAATTACGGCGTCCAATTTTAGAATATGCAAACCATGTTTGATGGGGCTGAGGGGATTGCGTAGTTCGTGGGCGAGCATGGCTAGAAAGTCGTTCTTTTGGCGATCAGCCTCGCGCAGGCTTTCCAAATCCGTGATGTCGGTAATACAGGCGATCCAGCCAACAATTTGGCCCGCAGCGTCCGTGTCGGGCGCGTAGCTGGCATGCAAGCGCCTTGAGCCGGCGCCTGCGAAGGGCACCTGAGCTTCGTAGGTAACGTGTTCGCCGCGCAACACGCGTTCGACGTAGGGCCGGATCGTCTCCGCTGCTTCGACGCCCATGACCTCGGCGATGGGGCGCGATACGATTTGATCGAGTGGCTTTCCTACAATTTTAGCATAAGCAGGGTTGGCCAAAAGGTAGCGCCAGTCGCGGCTGCATCGTGTCAAGCCTACATCGGCATTTTCAAATACGCGTCGCAGGCGAGCTTCGCTCTCGCACAGGGAATTCTCTGCCCTTTCGAAAACGCTTCGATCCACAGAGCTTCGTCCTGGATGCCGCTTGATGGTCCGGTTCGGAAGAGGATAGGGGAGCGATCCGCGGGCTGCAATTGCTGGGCTGGGATTGTGACCCGAACGGTTAGAAGCCTAACATTTTTGAATGCAGTTGCCCAGGTTGAGGCGCCGCCCGCCGCCTTTCCGAAGGCAAGCGCCAAGGAATTAGTGGCGCGTGCGTGTCAAACGCATGTTAGATCAAAGCCACGGCGGCGCTCGGCGTAAAGGGCCCGAGCGTGCGCCTTTCCCTGGAGTGTGGACAGCCGGTCTGCGCCCATGCTAGGGCCGCGCCTCTCCCCCAATCTGCGAAGGTCCCTCGACGATGATCCCGCGTTACTCCCGCAAGGCGATGACCGATATCTGGGAGCCGCAGACGCGTTTCCGCATCTGGTTCGAGATCGAGGCGCATGCCTGCGACGCCCTGGCGGAGCTTGGCGTGATCCCGAAGGAAAGCGCCGAGGCGATCTGGGAGAAGGGTGGCACGGCGCAGTTCGATGTGGCGCGAATCGACGAGATCGAGCGCGTGACGAAGCACGACGTCATCGCCTTCCTCACACATCTCGCCGAGTTCATCGGCGCCGATTCCCGCTTCGTGCACCAGGGCATGACGAGTTCGGACGTGCTCGACACCTGCCTCTCGGTGCAGCTCGACCGCGCCGCCGACCTCCTGATCGCCGACGTTGACGCGTTGCTCGCGGCGCTCAAGAAGCGCGCCTTCGAGCACAAAGACACGCTGACGATGGGGCGCTCCCATGGCGTCCACGCCGAGCCCACCACCTTCGGTCTGAAGCTCGCGCAAGCCTATGCCGAATTCTCCCGCGCTCGGGCGCGGCTCGTCGCGGCGCGCGCGGAAATTGCCGTCTGCGCCATTTCGGGCGCGGTCGGCACCTTCGCCAACATCGATCCGCGCGTCGAGGCGCATGTCGCGAAGAAGATGGGGCTCGCGGTCGAGCCGATTTCGACGCAAGTGATCCCGCGCGACCGACACGCCGCCTTTTTTGCGACTCTCGCCGTCGTCGCGTCGAGCATCGAGCGGCTCGCCGTGGAAATCCGTCATCTGCAGCGCACCGAGGTGCTGGAGGCCGAGGAGTTTTTTTCGGAAGGTCAGAAGGGCTCTTCCGCGATGCCGCATAAGCGCAATCCAGTGCTGAGCGAAAATTTGACGGGCCTCGCGCGTCTCGTGCGCGGCATGGCGATCCCTGCGCTCGAGGACGTCGCGCTCTGGCATGAACGCGATATTTCCCACTCGTCCGTGGAGCGCATGATCGGCCCGGACGCCACGATCACGCTGGATTTCGCACTGGTCCGTCTTGCGAATGTGATCGAGAATCTCGTGGTCTATCCCGAGGCCATGCGCAAGAATCTCGAAAAGCTCGGCGGACTCGTGAATTCGCAGCGCGTGCTCATCGCGCTCACGCAAAAAGGGGTGTCGCGCGAGGACGCCTATGCGATGGTGCAGCGCAACGCGCTCGCGCAATGGCGCGGCGAAGGCGATTTCCGTACGCTGCTTGGCGCCGACGAAGCGGTCGCCTCAAAGCTCACGAGCCAGGAACTGGATCGGCTGTTCGACCTTTCCTATCACTGCAAATACGTCGACACGATATTTGCGCGCGTCTTTTCGTCGTAGATGGCCTCGTGCCCTTCCTCGTCGAGTCTGGCTTGCACTTGCTTCAGAATGCTGACGAGCGTCGTCTGCGCCGCTTCCAGCGTTTCGGAGGCGTGCGCCGCCAATATGTCTCCATCGGGTCCAAAAAACACGATCACGGCGGGATAGTCGTTCGCGGGGGGGGCATAAACGACGCCTTCAATTTGTGACACGGTGGCCTCCGCCTTTGCCCTTAAGGATAAATAGGCGTTCTTCCCTCTATCTCAAGAAGTCGTTGCTTTGCGAATGCTTCACCGTTCTCGTAGAGCGTGAGCTGCAATTTGGGCTAAGCCCGCGAACTCGGGGACGCGCCGACCGACACATCCGCTTCGCATTGGCGTGATGATTGATGTCTAGGTTGTTTTGGCGTCATCGCGAGCTGCACAATGTCGCGTTTTCGTTTCACTTGGTCGGAACAGGTACAGCTTTCCGCCTATCGCGCCGCGGGGGTCGCGGCGATGGCGGCGTTTTGGCTTCTCGCCGCGGCTCTCGAGGCAAAGGCGCAGCCTCTGCGGATCGCGGTCTATGACGCGGCGCCCTATGCGAGCGTTGCGCGGGACGGCTCCTTTACCGGCGCGAGCGTTGATCTTTGGCGTCGCGTCGCCGAAGAGATCGGAAAGAACTATCAATTCGTGCTTGTGCCCAGCATGGAAGACGTTCTGCGCGGCGTTGAGCAACACCAATTCGACGCCGCGATCGGCGCGATAACGATCACGACGGACCGCATGGCTCGCGTCGACTTTTCCTATCCAGCGCATCGTTCCGGCGTCGCCGCGGCGCTACCCAGGGTGTTCGGCCCTCGCGCCGCCGTCGCTTCCTTCTCGCTGGCCGCCTCCGAGCTGGGGCCGCTCTTCGGCCTCATGGTGACATTGCTGTTTGTCGCGGGCATCGCCATGTGGCTCGTCGAGCGGCTGGAAAAGGACGCATCCAAAGCGGATTCCGCCGTGCGGACGCTGCGCGACGGCCTCTACTGGGCCGTGGTGACGATGACGACCGTCGGTTATGGCGACAAGACTCCGAAGACGCCGCTCGGACGTTATATCGCGACGATCTGGATGCTGAGCAGCCTCGCGATCGTCTCATTGCTGTCCGCAAGCTTGGTGTCTCGCCTCACCGCGGAGCAAGTCGAAGGAACGACGCGCGTCGCGCATGCTGATCTATGGGGTAGGCGCGTTGCCGCGGCGACGGCTTCCTCAGGCGCGGAATATCTCGAGCATCAGCGCATCCCCCACAGAAACTACGCCAGCTTGCAGGAAGCGCTGGAAGCGCTGGCGGCGGGCCGCGAAGATGTCGTCATCAACAGCGTCGGCGCGTTGCATTATCTTGTCGCGACGCGATTCTCCAGGTCATTGCGCGTCGCGGACACGCTTCTTGCGCCCGCCTATATGGCCGTCGCGCTCCCCGAGCATAGCCCGCTGAAGAAGCCGATTGATCGGGCGCTGATGCGCATTACGGAGAGCTTGGAGTGGCGGCAGGTGGAAGAAGCCTATTTTGCGCATTAGATCACGCTGCATTCAGGCGGAATCGCCTGAATGCAGAAAACGTGATCGATTCTTTAAGTTTAGAGCGCGCTTTGTGCGAAAAACCGGTTTCCACTTTTTCGCATCGCGCTCTAGCGCGCATCCCGATCGCATGGAATCACACGATCGAAAAGGACTAGGCTCCAAATCAAACCTTAGATCATGTTTTGACCGACAAATCGCTTTCCTCTTTTTGGCGTCCCGCTCGAGCCGGATTTCAAAAGAGGCGGAGCCGTCTGGGGCGCCGCTGGAAGCGAAAGCGCAAAAAAACGAGGCGACAACGAATTTGCTGCAAAATCTGCGTCCCCTCGCTGGCGGAGGCCGAACTCGGGGAACGCGGCGCCGAGCATGAAGCCCGGCGCCGGAGACGCTTATCGGGCTTGGTTGGTCCCGTGTTCCTTCACGAACTCCGCGCCGTGCGCCTCGCAGCCGCAGGCCTGGAAGCAGGCGAGCGCCTTTGCCTTCTGCTCTTCAAAACTCGAGCCGTAAACCATGGTGCCGGACATATAACCGTCCTCACACTTCTCGGAGCACTTGGTCTGCTTGTCCGTGTCGCGGTCGCCCTTATGGGTGTCGCATTCCGCGAAAGCGAAGCTCGTCATGCCAACGAAGAACGCGGCGGCGGCGAGGACCGTTGTGGCTTTCATCTGATTTCCTCTTCCTTCTTCTGTGTTATTTGCAGTAACTGCCATTGACGCGGGCGTTCCTCCCAGAGGACCGGCATCGCCGCCAATCTCTTAAAATTCGGCGCAAGAAGCAAGGTGGGAGTCGTGTCTCCGTCAAACGCCGAAGGCTCCGTGGTCAAAATCGCGTCGCAAAGTCTTTTCGCACGCGCAAAAAGCGCCTTGTCCGCCAGCGATCCCGCCCTGGCGCAGCGGGCTCTGGAGCGAGCGCGGGAGCGCGACGTCGAAGGGCGTCTCACCACCCTTCTCGATGGCGAATCCAAGGCGAAGGAACTGCTTTTGGGGGTTTTTGGCGCTTCGCCCTTTCTTGGCGAGATCGCCTCGCGTGACCCTGGGCGAACGGCGCGTCTGATACTCTCGCCGCCCGAGGAGAGCCTCGCTGCGTTATTATGTCGCGTACGCGCCTTGAGGCCCGAGACGGAGGCCGAGGCGATGCGGGCGTTGCGCGGGGCCAAGGAGGAGGCGGCCCTTCTCGCGGGTCTTGCCGATCTTGCAGGCGTCTGGGACGTCGAAAGCGTCACGAGGGCGCTCACCGAATTTGCCGACGCGGCGCTCGCCGCCGCGATCGACTTTACCTTGCGCCAGGCGGCGCAAGCGGGGAGCCTGTCACTCGACGATCCCGATGATCCGGCGCGGCGCGCGGGCTGGATCTTCCTTGCCATGGGCAAGGCCGGCGCCTTCGAGTTGAACTACTCGTCCGACCTCGACCTCGTCGTGTTGTTCGATCGCGCCCGCGCCCGGCTGGCCAAGCCCGACGAGGATTGGGACTTCTTCGTGAAGCTGACGCAACGCGTCGTCAGGATCATGAGCGAGCGCACGGCGGACGGTTACGTGTTTCGGCTCGATTTGCGGCTTCGACCCGATCCTGGCGCGACGCCGATCGCGCTGCCGTTGGAAGCCGCCTATGCCTATTATGAGAGCATGGGGCAAAATTGGGAGCGCGCGGCCTTCATCAAGGCGCGGCCCGCCGCGGGCGACATCGAGGCCGGCGAAATCTTTCTCAAAGAGCTCCAGCCTTTCATCTGGCGCAAGCATTATGACTTCGCCGCGCTCGCCGACGTGCATTCCATCAAGCGGCAGATTCACGCGCATAAGGGGCACGGCGTCGTCGCCGTGAACGGGCACGACGTAAAGCTCGGGCGCGGGGGAATTCGCGAGATCGAATTCTTCGTCCAGACACAGCAGCTGATTCTCGGGGGCCGCGACGTCTCGCTGCGCGGGCGCTCGACGCTCGCCATGCTCGACCGCCTCGTAGAGGCCGGCTGGATCGAGGCGCGCGTGCGCGACGAGCTGAGGGAGGCCTACATCTTCCTGCGCAACGTCGAGCACCGGTTGCAGATGGTCGAAGACCGACAGACGCATGAGCTGCCCGCAAGCGACGAAGGCGTCGCGGCGATCGGCCGCATGATGGGTTTCGCCCTCTATGACGATTTTGCCTCGGCCTTGCGGAACCGCCTGGAGACCGTTGAAGCTCATTACGCCCGGCTCTTTGAAAGCGCGCCCGAGCTTTCCACCGCGGGCGGCAATCTCGTCTTCACCGGCGACGAGGACGACCCCGAGACGCTCGCGACGCTCACTCGGCTCGGCTTCGGGCGTCCGCGTCTCGTGACCGAGAGCCTGCGCGCCTGGCATTTCGGCCGAGTTCCGGCGATGCGATCGGCCCGGGCGCGCGAGCGATTGACCGAGTTGACCCCGGCACTGCTCGGGGCGCTTGCGGCGACCGGCCAGGCGGACGAGGCCTTTCTGGCTTTTGAGAAGTTCATGAACGGCCTTCCGGCGGGATTGCAGCTCTTCTCCTTGCTCGCCGCCAATCCGCATCTCTTGCGCCTCATCGCGACGATCATGGGCTCGGCGCCCAAGCTCGCGGAAACGATCTCTCGGCGCCCCGGCGTGATCGCCGCACTGATCGAGCCAGCTTCCGCAGGCCGCGACGATCTGTCGCAGCGGCTTCGTGCGGCGCTTGCCGAGGCGCGCTCCTATGAGGAGGCGCTCGATCGCGCCAGAATTTTTGGCCAGGAGCAGAAGTTCCTCATTGGCGCGCGCCTGCTGACGATGGCGCTCACGCCGGCGGAGGCGGGTTTCGCCTACGCGCATCTTGCCGAAGTCGCGATCCGCGGCCTGCTGCAGACGGTCGAGGAGGAATTCGCCAAAGCGCATGGGAGGATAGAGGGCGGCGCCGCGGCGGTGGTCGCGCTCGGCAAGCTCGGCGGCCGCGAGATGACGGCGGCCTCCGATCTCGATCTCATGCTGCTCTACGACGCCGACCCGCTCACGGAGAGCCGAGGCGGCGAGAGTCCCTTGCCTGCGGCGCAATATTACGCGCGCGTGACGCAAAGGCTCATCAGCGCGCTTTCGGCCCCGACCGCCGAAGGTCTGCTTTACGAGGTCGATTTTCGGCTGCGGCCCTCCGGCAACAAGGGACCGATCGCCGTGCGGCTCCAGGCCTTCGAGGAGTATCAGGCCAAGGACGCCTGGACCTGGGAGCGCATGGCGCTGACGCGCGCCCGCGTCGTCGCCGGCCCGCCGGAGTTTTCGGCGCGCGTCGAAAGCGCGATTGGCGCCGCGCTCTCTCGCCCCCATGACGCCGCAGCCACCGCCGCCGACGCGCTCGACATGCGCCGAAGGCTCGAGCGCGAGAAAGGCTCGGGCGGGCTCTGGGACTTGAAGCAGGCGCCCGGCGGCCAGATCGACATTGAATTCGTGATCCAATTTCTGGAGCTGACCCAAGACCGCGAGAATGGGCGGCGCTTTTCGACCTCGATCGCGGAGGCGGTTCGGGAGCTTGCGGGGATCGGGGTGTTGGCCGAGGGCGACGCCGCGACGCTAGGCGACGCCGTGTCGCTTTATCAGGGCCTGACGCAAATCCTGCGGCTCGCGATCGCCGAGAATTTCGATCCGAAGAAGGCCTCGCGCGGGCTGACAGACCTCATCCTGCAGGCCGGCGATGCGCCGAGCCTTTCGCATCTCCAAGCGCGACTGGCCGAGACTCAAAGCGCGGTGCGGGAAATTTTCGCGCGGATTATGGGGGCGGTGTGAGGGTGGCCTCGGACCGCGAGCCTCTGGCTCGCCGTCAGAACGCTTGCTTCAGAGCGACGAAAAATCCGCGGCGCGGGCCATATTGGGGAGCGAAGACGCCAATGCCGGAGCCGTCGCGCAATTCATAGGCGTGGTCGAACAGGTTGACGATATCGAAGCGCAGCGTCAGCGGCTTGTCGAACACCACGCCAATCTCGCGCGAGAGGCTCAGATTGACCTGGGCGTAGGGAGACACGTGGGTCGTGTTGGCGAAGCCCGACCGCAGACCGCTGCCGTAGATCATGTCGATCGAGCCGCGCGTTCCCCAAAAGACATAGGAGGCGCCCGCCGAGCCCGTCCAGGTCTGGGCGTGATCGGTGTAGATATAATGGTTGGCGACATAGGAATATTCGTCGGGACCAAACAGGAACTGGTTCGACGTCCATTGGGTCGCGCGCTGGCGGCCCCAGGCGAGATTGGCGTAGGCGCGTAGACCGCCGCTTTCGAATTTCGAGCTTAGCTCGACGCCCGTATTGTAGGCGCGATCATAATTGAAGGCCGTGAGCGCATAGGCCTGCCCGAATTGCCCGTCATCGAGCAGATTGCGCGCCCGCTTGTAGTAAAAGTCGAGGCCGACCTCGAGCTCACGCCCCACTTTCTGCGTCGCCCCGACGTCGAAGACATGCGCGCGCTCGGGGCGGACCGGACCCGAATAGGGAATTGCAGGCTGCAGCGTCGTGTTGTTGTAAAGGACGAGCGACGTCGGCGCGGCGAGCGCCTGCGGCGGGGGCGTGAAATTGCGCGCATAGCCGGCATGCAGCGTCGTTCCGTCCAACGGCTTGAAGACCAGCCCAAAGCGCGGACTGACCTGATCGGCGTCGACGAACTGCCAGATCTGATCGAAACGCAAGCCGCCGTTCAGCGTCAACCGGTCTGAGAGCTTCCATTCGTCCTGCGCGTAGACGCCGGCGATCCAGCCGACCTTGGCGTTGGAGTCATAGACGCCATAAGGCTGGTCGATCGGAACGCCGTTCGCGTCGAGCGGCTCCAAGCTCGAATTGGTCACGACATGGGTTTTCTCGCCGCTCGTGATGAAGCCGGCGCGAAAGGTGTGGGCGTCGTTCACGCGATAGGCGGCGTCCCCTTGCAAGCCGTTGACGAGGCTCGCGCGATAGACGTCGGAGGCGACGCCGTTGAAGACGAGATCGCCGATTTGGTCGGGGACGTAATGCAGCGTCGAGTAGCGTGAGAAATAGGAGAGCTGCGCATCGACCGGACCGGCTGAATGCGTCAGCGCGATCACATTGTAGAAATTGCGTTCGTCTTGAATTTCGTTGAGTTTCGAAGAATCGAACCAGCCGACGCCGAAGGCTTCGAAATTTGGCGGTTGATTGGGGTTGTTGGGGATGTGGAAATTGGCGATCGAAGTTCCCGTGATGTAGCTGAGCTTCGTCGTGTCGTCGATTGCATAGGCTGCGTAGCCGAAGAATCGCCCTTGCTGGGTGAGATCGTGAATCGCTTCATGGCTCGGCGTGGGATTTTCGAGTCCGAGATTGTTGCGCACCAAGCGCCCCGTCGCGAAGACCTCCCATGGACCGCTCTTGGCGCCATATTCGAAGAAGGTCTGACCGGTCGCGTGGCTGCCGCCATAGAGCGTGAGATTGCCGCCGGGCGTTTCCGGCGGCGGGCGCGAGACGATGTCGATAAGGCCCGCGGTGCGCAGCCCATATTGCGCCGGCAGCGCGCCGGTGATGAGCGACAGCGAGCCGATGAAGCCCGTGTCCAGGACTTGCCCAAAGCCCGAGACGCCATCGGGCAGCAATATGCCGTTGATCCGATACTGCAGATTGGCGTGCTCGTTGCGGACGTGAAGACCGCCGCTCGCCGCTGAATCCTGCGTGA
Protein-coding sequences here:
- a CDS encoding TonB-dependent receptor, giving the protein MSRWPARRSLVFLAAVLAPLPDREAAAQHALPDIEVSQKPRKQARLRPQQPARPTTTATRHAAPLPILRAAAAVPGPPTQALGPTTAQPSAELTNAARLDRLLPKIGASQYSLDRAAIEALPQGNEAPLDKVLLQAPGVTQDSAASGGLHVRNEHANLQYRINGILLPDGVSGFGQVLDTGFIGSLSLITGALPAQYGLRTAGLIDIVSRPPPETPGGNLTLYGGSHATGQTFFEYGAKSGPWEVFATGRLVRNNLGLENPTPSHEAIHDLTQQGRFFGYAAYAIDDTTKLSYITGTSIANFHIPNNPNQPPNFEAFGVGWFDSSKLNEIQDERNFYNVIALTHSAGPVDAQLSYFSRYSTLHYVPDQIGDLVFNGVASDVYRASLVNGLQGDAAYRVNDAHTFRAGFITSGEKTHVVTNSSLEPLDANGVPIDQPYGVYDSNAKVGWIAGVYAQDEWKLSDRLTLNGGLRFDQIWQFVDADQVSPRFGLVFKPLDGTTLHAGYARNFTPPPQALAAPTSLVLYNNTTLQPAIPYSGPVRPERAHVFDVGATQKVGRELEVGLDFYYKRARNLLDDGQFGQAYALTAFNYDRAYNTGVELSSKFESGGLRAYANLAWGRQRATQWTSNQFLFGPDEYSYVANHYIYTDHAQTWTGSAGASYVFWGTRGSIDMIYGSGLRSGFANTTHVSPYAQVNLSLSREIGVVFDKPLTLRFDIVNLFDHAYELRDGSGIGVFAPQYGPRRGFFVALKQAF